GGGAATGGTGGTCTTGAGCTGGGCGATCGCGCCGACGGGACGGTTGCCGGTCAGGCCCCCGCCGGTCTGGTAGCGGGTCAGGCGCACATTGCCGCGCCCCAGGGGGGGAATGCGGCCACTGATGCCGTTGCCAAACTGAATTGCCCCGGAGATGTGGTTGAGGACGTAGTGGCGATCCTGAGGGCCGGAGCCGTAAAAATCGGGCACCTCTTGCCAGGGCACCCAGGCGGAGGCTGAGCCGGGGGGCGTGGCCAGGGCCTCAGTCTCGCGAATCTCTAGCTGCTGGTGGCTGAGTACGGGCGATCGCAGCGCCTGAAACCGCTGCCCCTCGGTACCATCGCTGGAGCCCAAAATTTCATTGCGGAGGGTGATGGTCTGGGTGGCGGTGGTGGTGTTGCTCAGCACCCGTTGCAGCCGGGGCGGCACCGCATAGTTGCCCTCCGTCCAAACTATCCGCAGCCAGTGCTGCGCCTGGCCAAAGCGGTCTTGGGGTTGCCAATCGCTGGGAAACAAGCAGGTGACGATCCCGGTTCGAGTCAGATTGGCCGTACTGTCTTGAACGGTGAGGTTGGCCCAGCGATCGCCATTCCAGTACTGCCAGCTGAGTCGAGGCAAATCGGTGGGGGTTTGCTGGTTGGCCACAGCGGTCTCTAGGGTGGCAATGGCCAGCTCGCTTTGATCCCTCGTCAGCAGCAGCAGGGTGCGATCGCCCCCCGCCTCGGCCCCCTGCTCAGACATCACCACAGTGATATCCACGGCGCGGCTGCTGTTGGCCGCCAGGGTCAACGACTGCTGCGCCGGGGTCGCCTCCCCGCTCTGACCGAGGCAGGAGAGGCCATAGCTCTGGCTTTGGTCGCTAGAATTGGTGATCCAGACTCGGTGCTTGACCGCCGCCCGCCCATCGCCCAGGGCGTAGCTCTGACTGGGATCGAGGGGAACTTCTCGCTCGCCATAGTTAGCGGCGGCGGCCTGAAAAAACAGGCTCAGGGGACGGTTTTGCAGGTTCATCTCCGGCGGCAGCTGAAACCCCAGGTACAGCGCCGGGCGATCGCCCGCAGCATGGTTCTGAAAGGGTCGCAGCGGCGCAGCGGCGGCGGGGTTGCCCAGCCGGTAGGTCTGGTGATTGTCGGTCAGCACCGCCGTGGGCGGGGCCTCTGGGGTTGTAAAGGCACAGTCTACGGTAACTCTGTCCAGCAGCGGCGGGTTAAAGGTGGCCGGGGTAAAGTCAATTATTTGACGATTCTGGGGGTCAAAGTTGGGGCGTTGGGGGTCGCTCCCGGTGCGAGGCAGATAGGTGGCTTCTCGTCCATAGTCACCGCTGACAATTTTGGCCCGCAGCCAAAAGGCTTCGACCCCGTTGAAGGTGATGGTCTGGGGCTGGCTGGGCAGCGTCAGGTCAATTGCTCCAGACTGCGTGAACGCCTGGGTCGTATCCGACACATCAGCCACCCGCAGCCAGCTGTCGCCGTCCCACATTTCCCACTGGAGCCCGGCGGGAGGGGCAGGGAGTCTTTTCTCGTTGAGCACGATAACGGTCAGCGTAATTTCTGCCTGGGCCTGGGCAAACCCTTCCCGACAGGCCAGGTAAAACCCATCCCCAAGCCTGGGCTTTTCGCCAAAGGGCAAGATGGCGCGGTTGAGATCGAGGGCTGTTTGGTTGGCAAAGGCGGCATCGAGCCGTAGACCCGTGCGGCGCACCTCAGCCTGCGTTTGCAGATTGACCAGACTGGGCAGTTGGCTGGCTCTGACCATGCCCGCCCTGGGGGCGGTGGCGGGGGTAATTGGGGTGAGCAGTCGGCACCGCAGCCACGGCTGCGATCGCCCAAACACAGTACTGAAATTGATGGCTGGGAGGGAGGCAGAATCGCGATCGGGGCCGTTGCCAAACACAACCGTGCCGCTGCGGGTCAGCTGCTGGGTCTCGTCAGTTTGGGGTACGAGGGGCAGATACTGCGCGCCGTCGAAATACTCCCAGACCAGGGTGCGATCGTCGGCAGTAATCGCCTCGGCCAGGGTAAATCTGAGGCGCAGAGCCTTGATGTCGGGCAGGGCAAACTGCTCCTCGTGGGCCAGGTAGAGCCGGTGCTCAATGGGGCGATCGCAGTGGAAGACCGACCGCCGGGTGTCCTCAGCGGGGGAGAGGAGCGCGCGATGGTCGGTGTAGCGATCAAAGGCCAAGTCTTCTGCAAAGGCCGCCACCAGCTGAGCGGCGGTCACCACCAGGTCAGCCTCGGTCTCGTAGATAACCGGGTCTTGTTCGCCGCTGCTGGGCGGGGCCGCCACCTGGGTACCGGCAGGCACCACCCCCACCGTACTCCCCGGAGCCAGGGTAAAGGTCAGCGGCACCCGGGCGGGTTGGGGGGGCAGCTGCGACGCCCCCAACAGATTGAGAAAAGCCAGAAAATTTTTGTCTGGCACCTGGTTGAGGCGCTGAATAATCACCTCTACAAAGTGGGCAAATACCCCCAACAGAGCAGCGTTTCTGGGGTTTGGCAGCGGTACCCCAGAGCGGGGGTCAACCACAAAAGCTTGCCACTCCGGCGCGTAGTCGCGCAGCAGGTCTTGCACCTGGCGAGCAATGGCATCCGCCGTACGAGGATCTAGCGGGGGGGCAGGTTTTACCATTAGCCGGGGCTCCTTTCTAGGTAAAAGGGGTACACCAGGTTGAAGACATTGTTGGTAGCCCGCACCTCGTAGGTGATATTGACCAGCAAAACCTCGCCATTTTCCATCGGCACAACTTTGTTTTCTGACTGCACAGTGCTGCTCTGCACCTCCACCGTCAGCACATCAATGCGCGACTCAAACCGCAGCAGCGCCTCCTGCACCGCCTGAGAAAGCTTGTCCGCCGTGCTGGCCGACTGGGTCTCAAACACCAGGTCGTAGATATCGCAGCCAAAATCGGGCCGCATCACCCGCTCCCCCTTGGCGGTGCCGAGAATGATCAGCACCGACTGGCGCACGCTCTCTTCGTACTCCGCCGAGAGCAGATCGCCGCGACTATCGACCGCGATCGGAAAACCTACCCCTTTGCCCAGAAATGTTTTGGCCATAAACCCTCCACTCCGTTTTGGTCAGACACGTGGGTCTGCCCCTACCCGTTTTTGGTCAGACACGTGGGTCTGCCCCTACCCCCCCACCATCACCGTCCCCACCGCGATTACCTGCCCCACGGGCATGGCCGCCGGGTCGTTACAGGTCTCGGCAATGTCTCCATTGCGGGCGGCCATTTTGCCGTTGATCTTCACCGTGGCGCTGCCCAGTTTGATCGTGGCTTTGTTTTGGGGCGGGTTCTGAAAAGCTATCCCTGGCGGGGTGGGAAGGTGGGGCGGGGTGTTGTCGGCGGTGCTGTCAACCGTGGCCGCCGCCCTGCCCATCATGTTGACATTGCCACTCAGGTTGCCGTTGATGAGCCCCACAAAGGGATGGGGCAGGGGAGTGGGCACTGGCGGTGCGGGCGGCGCGGGCACCAGCACAATGTGGATGTCGGTGGCTACGATTTGATCGCCCTGTTTGGCGGCGGGTTGTCCCATTCTGGTGGCTCCTGGATTGAAGTGAATGTACTTTTTCTAAGGGAATGTTTTGGGGTAGTAGGTGGTTTTTTTGAGCTAGTGCTGACTGGCTGGACGATGACTATCTTGGTTGAGGGTGATAGGTGTTAGGTAACAGGTAATAGGGAGGGTTGGCCGACTTGGGTCGCGGGGTGATTGCTAGTTGAGATTGATGGTTGCCCCTTTACAATTCATAGTGCCGTTGGCTTTTAGATCCATGCCTGCTGAGGCTTCTATCTTGGTGTCGGCGGACGATTTTAGGGCTAACTTTTGGGCCTCGAGGGTAATGGTGCCCTGGGGAGCCGTGAGGGTAATATCCTGTTTGCTGGTCAGGGTTATGGCATTGCTGGCTGTATCGATCACCAGCTTGTTTTCGCCGCTTTTATCAATAATCTCGATGGTCTCTTTGCCCGCTTCATCGTTGAGTCGAATGGTGTGGCCACTGCGCGATCGCAGCACCCGCAGGTTGTTTTTGCCGTCGGCATTGTCTGCGGGGGGTTTGTCTTTGCCGTTCCACAGCGCCCCCAGCACGTAGGGAAAGCGCGGGTCTCCCTGCTCAAAGGCCACCAGCACTTCGTCATCGACCTCGGGCAGAAAGTAGGTGCCGCGCCCGTTGCCGGCCATGGGCACCGCCAGGCGCGCCCAGGTGCTCTCATCCTGGTCGCTGAGCCAGGGAAATTTTACCTTGACCCGCCCCAGCCCGTCGGGGTCTTGGTTGTTGGTCACCGTTCCCACCACCACCCCAAACAGGCGCGCCCCCCTGGGTTCTGGTGCGGTTGCCTCTAACAGCTGATCTAAAAACGCCATGGCCATTTCCCCCTCAAAAACTGCTGCATTTGTCATCCTCCTACACCGCATTGCGCCGCACCCTAAAGCCGGTGACATAGCCGCGATCGGGTCGGTAGCGATGGCTGACCGCCGTCACGTAGTACTGGCCGCTAAACCGCTGCCCCAGCCCCTCCAGGGTGATCACCTGACCCGGCTTGAGGTCGGTGCGGCCCCAGCAGGAGCCCTCGCCGTCGATCAGGTGCAGCCCGGTGCGGTTGAGGCGGGCTTTGGCCAGCTGATCGACCTCCGCCTGGGTGCTCACCGGCAGATTCACCACCTGGGCGACGGCGGTGCCAAAGGCTCGGTTGGCTAGGCTGCCGCCGCTGGTCTGGCCGCCCATGGTAGACGATTCGTCTCCGGTGGTGGCCTGGCCGGTGAAGGGGGCTTTATCTTGCACATTCCAGCCCTGCACCACCACCCGGTTGACCTGCTGCATCGCAGACAGCCGGGGGGAAAAGCTGAGCAGATCGGCCTCCAGGGTGAGGGTGAGGGCGGCCCCGTCGGCATTGCCCACCGGGCGAAACCGCAGGGTTTTGTTGTCCACCATCAGCTCGTACTGAATCAGCCTGGCCCGCTCCTGCAAAAAGGCCAGATTGGTCTGGTTTGACTGAAGCAAATACCCGTGGGTGACGCGGCTGTCCTGCACCTGGGCGGTGAGCCCCGCCTCGGCGGCCATCTGGCTGGCAATGTCGCTGTCTTTGAGCTGGGTAAAGGTGCGGGTGTGGTGGCCCCGCTGAAGTCGGTGGCGGCGATCGTAGCCGCGCAGGGTGAGGCTGGGGGGGCGATCGCAGGAAAATTCTGGCTCTAGCCCGGTCAGCTCACCCACCATGACCGAGCCCAGATCATCGGCGTAGCCCAGGCGAATATCGACTTCGTTGCCCAGGGCAAACAGCTGGGTGTCATCCAGCCAGCTCAGGTCGTCGGCGCGGCTGGCGGAGCCCGAGAGCGTCAGGCTAAACATGCTGGGAATCGCCCCGTCCAGCTCCACCTGCACATCCACCACGTGGGACTCCTGCTCGACGGACAGGGGCGAGCCGTTGATAAAAATGTCGAAAGCGGCCACAAGGGGGCTGGCGGGTTGGGCTACGGGCATGGGGCAGGGCCTCGCAGAGAAAGGGGGCTAGCGAATTTTTGGAATCAGCAGGGTTTTGCCCACCGGCAACCGGCGGGGGTCGTCGAGGTGGTTGGCGGCGGCAATGGTGCGCCAGCGGCGCGGGTCGCGGTAGACCTCGGCGGCGATGCTGCTGAGGGTCTCGCCGCTGCGTACCCGGTGGGTGGTCAGCTCTGGGTCGGTTTGGCGGCGGTCTAGCTCCGGGTCGAGAAATTCTTTAAAGGAGATGGTGAGGTTGGCGCGCACCGGTTTGCCGTCGCGGCTGAACTGGGTAAAGCGCTGGGTGAGGCTGGTCACCACTCCAGTAAAGGGAAAGTCGGACTGGGTGGGGGCCTTGCCCCAGGCGATGCGGCAAACCCTGGGCTGGTCTTCATCCCGCTGAATGCGGGTGAGTTCTACCAGTCGGTTGGTCTCTTGGCGCACGTCGGCAATCGTCAGCCGCTGCCCGTTGCGCTCGACGGGGCCGGTGACATCAAAAAATAACTCCAGGGAAAGCTGCCGACTCTCGCCGCCGCCAAAGGCGATAATTGGCGCGTTGAGGCGGCTCTGGCTCTGGGGGCCGCTGCCACCGCCGCTGCCGCTGGGGGTCTCCCACTTTACCGATTTGCTGATCGAGTAGGCCTCGGGGTTAAACATTACCGGTATGTCGGGCAGCTTTTCGTAGCTGGTGCCTTTTTTGGCCAGGGGGGTGATGGTCAATTTTTCTAAGGGAGTGCTCATAGCCCCAGACCTCGGCGCTCGCGCTCAACGGCCAGCTGACGAGATAAAATGCGGCTCACCTGGTCGGCCATATCGGCGGCATCCATTGCTGGGGCGGCTGCTCCAACCGGTGCTGGCGCAGGCGGGGCACTGCTAGGCTCCGCTACTGCGGTCTCGGTAGTCTGCCGCTGGAGGGTGCTCTCTGGGGCGATCGCCCTCAGCGCCAGCGGCAGCGGCGGCGGGGAGCCCGGCGGCGGGAAGGGGGAGCCGAGGGGGGTGCCCTGGGCTAGAGGGGCGGCGGGTAAAGGGCTCCTCTGCACCAGCGGCAATGCCGGGGGGGCGGCCGCAAACCAGGCTCGCGTCCCCTCAGCTAGGGGTAGGGGATCTGACTCGGAGGCTGGGGTGGGCGAGGCTGTGGGGCGCTGCATAGACGCTGTGATACTCATTGGCCGCAAGATTTGGGCGATCGCTGGCGACCGGAGTTGGGTCAGGGGGCCACGGCTCTGGTGGTCGGGCGATCGCTGAACAGTCGGGCCGCCCCCCGCGGCCCGAGGCCAAGCCGGAGCGGAGCGAAGCGGTGCAGGAGCCATCACCTCGGCCAGGGTATAGCGGCGCAGCAGGGGTAGGGGAGTAGTTGGCCCATCGCCCGTGGGTGGCTGCATCGGCTGGGGCTGAACCAGGACTACAGGTGGAGCGTCTGATACTGACGGTGATTGTCCTAAGTCGCCGCCAGGGTTTGCCGCAGACGACTGAGCCGCAGCTAACGCAAGATCCTCAGCTAAAGACGAGCCTGTCGCCGCCGTAGGGTAGGCACCGCCCACCGCCGGAGAAAAGGTCTGCCCCGACTCACCCAAAGCTAGGTTGTCGGCGGTGGGTGAGTATGCTGCTGCGCCGCCTCGGTTAGGGGTATCAGCGGTGAGCCGGGGGGATGCTGCTGAAGGTGACAGCGCCGCCCCGGCCAGGGATGAAGCTCGGCGCTGAATGCGAAAGGTCCCCCCTGGGGTCGCCGTATCTGAGCCGGTTGAAGCAGCTGGTTCTACCACAGCCTGAGGGGCCGCAGCAGCGAGACCAAAGGGTTCTGACACTGTGGACGCCGATCGCCCCGGCTCTACCCCAGCCGTGGCCTCACCCCCGGAGACCGGCAGCCGCTGCACCCAGCTGCGATCGCCCCCGGTGGGCAGCCTCTCCTGCCGCTGAAAGCGCTGCACTGACTGGGCGATCGCCCCCGGCTCAGCCGCCCCCATCTGGTAGCGGGTTAGCTGTTGCTCGGGCAGAGCCAGCCGTTGCAGCAATCGACCGGCCAGCCCGGCGGTTACCGCCTCATGGCGGTGCAGCGTTTGGGTGTCAATCACCCCAGCAGCGGCAGTCAGCCGCCGCTGCAACCGCAGCCCCAGCCCTCCGGCAGCTCCCCCAGAGCCGCTCCCCAAGCCCTCTAAGGCAGTTAATGCACTGCTAGTGACTGGTTCAACCATCTCCCATGCCCCAATTCAAAACTCAAAACTCAAAACTCAAAACTCAAAATTTTCCCGCCCCGGCTCGCCGCTCTGCCGATTGATCTGCTGATTGATCTCAGCCACCTCGGCCACCCACCGCTGGCGATCGCCGTGCTCCAACGCCATCAGATCGGCGTGGCCCCAGTGAAAGTGGTAGGCCAAGTAGGCTACCTCCTCGTAGAGGCGAGCGAGGGGGTAGCCGACAATTCCCCCGGCGGGTCTAGCTCCACGGCAAAGCCCTGCTGGCAGTGGGGGCACTGGAGCTGCACCGTGCGGCCGCCACCGCCGTTAATGGCGTTGTAGAAGTCTTGCAGGTAGGCCAAATCGGCGGCAAACAACCCCTCAATCACCTTGGGGTTAACCACGTCTAGCGTCCCCAGGCGGGTCACCACCCGCGACAGCAGCAGCACAATTAAATAGGCCGGATTATTTTGCACCCGAGGGTCTTTGAGGGGCAAAATTTCGTCGGCGGCGGTAGCCAGGTGCATGGTGCCCTGCCGGTGCAGATTGCCCTCCGCATCGATGTAGCCCGCCGGCAGCGTAAAGTCGTACTCAGTCTGAAACATGGGTTAATCCTCTGGGTTTAGGCCCGCGCCATGCGTTCGCAGCACACGGTGAGGCTGTCGATGGCAATGTCGTTGCCCTTGGCGTTAAAGCTGGGGCCGGTGTACTTGCTGGGCCAGGCGCTAAAGAAATTCCAGCGGGCCTGCTCTTGCCCCGCGTCGTCGAGCACCACCACCGAGCCATTTTTGCGCTCGATCTGACCGTTTATCGCCGTCAGGTGCCAGTCGTAGAGCTCGCGGGAGTCGGTCAACCCCCACTTCAGGGTGATGTCGGGGTACTTGGCCATGCCCGGCAGCTTGCGGGCGGTGGTGGGGTCGCCCCCCTCGCGGTACTCCACCACCTGCACCTCAGAGCCAAAGCCGCTGCATTCGGCAAACCCCGCCTGCACAATGCCGTCGATTTCTACCAAAAATCGGTAATTTTTATAGGGATCTTTCCTGGCCATAGGTCATCGCTTCTCCGTAAATGAGGGGTGTGTACACCAGGTCCAGTGGGGAACGATGGTTACCCATCGGTAAACCTGCGCGGCTGGACTTGGCTGGGTAAAATCGGCGCTGAGCGTCCGAGAGTGTTGGGGTTAACTCCCGGTGAGCTGCTGAATGCGGAAGATGACGAACTCGGCGGGTCTGACAATCGCCACGCCAACCTCGGTGACCACCTGCCCCAGCTCCCGCAGCTGGGGCGGGTTGGTGTCGGCGTCGCACTTGACAAAAAACGCCTGTTTGGGGGTTTCGCCAAATAGCCCGCCGGTCTGCCACTGCACCAGCAAAAAGTCTTCTACCGTGCGGGTAATGCGCTGCCACAGATCTGGGGTGTTGGGTTCAAACACCACCCACTGCGTGCCCTCGTCGATGGACTCTTGCAGAAAGTTCATGTAGCGGCGGGTGCTGATGTACTTAAATTCGCTATTGGCATCGCCCCCCAGAGTTCGAGCCCCCCAAATTTTGATGTTGCCGTCAAAAATACGAATCGCATTTATCCCGGCTGGGTTGAGGCCCTCCTGATGGTTTTTGCTCAACCGCCGCTCTAGCCCCAAAGCGCCGCGAATCACTTCGTTGGCCGGAGCCTTAAAAACGCCTCGCTCGCCGTCCACTCGGGCGTAAACCCCCGCTATATGGCCGCTGGGGGGATGGTTAATGATCGAACCGGGCTCGGTGCTCGGGTCAAACACCTGAATCCAGGGGAAATAGAGGGCCGCATAGGCGCTGTTGCCGGTGGGGGTGGTGCCTCCTTCCCCGGCGGTGCCCCCTCGAATGGCTTCTGGCGTGAGGCTGGCCGGTTTTTCGATGCTGTCTAAGATGGCGAAGCGGTCTTTCATCGTTGTGCAGTGGGCAATAATCGCCTCGTGCTGAACGGGTGAGGTGGCTCCAGGCACCGCCACGATGGTAATCTCGTCGATGGGTTCAAAGGCTGCCAGCGCGTCGGCCAGATTGTTGAGCCCCGCCGCCGCTGCAACTCGCGTGACCCAGCAGCGGGTGCCGCCGTTGTTAAAAAAACCGTAGATAGCCAGGGCCAGGGTTTTATTCCCTGCTCTGATATCTCCAAAGGAATTCTTGAATTCTTCCCAACTGGTGATCAGCTGGGGCTCACCAGCGGGGGCGACATCATAGCTGGCCGTTTCGCTACCCGGGCGGGTCGGCATCTCTATATTGTTTGGCACTACGCCAATGAACCCTCCGATACTGGTTCCCACCCCGGCGATGGGGCGAGCAGAGGGCGGGGCATCTTCAATGTAGACGCCGGGGGAAAGGTAGGTAGGCATGGGGGCTGCTCCTTATAGAGGGTTAGCACGGAGGGTTAAAACGGAGGGGGGCGACAGCCCCGCTGGGGGACATCAGGGTAGACGCAGGTTGTAGGTTTGCCCGGCGATCGCCGGCACCGTGATCGGAAAGTTGTGGGCAGAGTCATCGGGTCGCTGCACCCGCAGCGTATAGGCACCGCGAGGCAGGTGGTTGGCAAAGCTAAACTCGCCGTCTTTGCCGGTGGTGGCGGTTTGACTGCGCTCGACCAGTAAAACTGAGCTGCCCACCACCGGTTGATCGGCTGCGGTGGTCACCTGGCCGCCAATTTGGAAAATGCTTTCGCCGTTTAAACGAATTTCATGGGTGATTGTGAGGGGAACTGTTTCAGGCGCTTGGATAGTCATACCCAGGGTGACCGACACCGCCAGAGAGGCCCGTAGGGGTGTCCCCAACGATGTCCAGAACTCCGCCGGGTTTTTGAGCCCGTCGGCGGAGGTGACAAGCATTGGCAGGGGTGGCTCTTGCCCCCGCAGGTCACCCCGCAAAAAAGCTTCAGGAATGGTGTCGTAGCGCGATAGAACCTGAAAAACCTGGCTGAGTAACCGGTGCTCTTGCAGCGCCACCTCAGTGCCCCCCACCACCCAGGCGGTCACCAGGTAGGTACAGGCCACCCGCAGCGGTGGACGGCGAATAATGGCCTGGCCACTGCGCCGCTCTACCGTCGATTCGTTGCTGCGCAGCTCCAGGTTTTCGCGAATATCGTACAGAAACAGGTTAATGCAGGTTTTTTGAGGGTTGAACTGAGCCACAGGGCGATCGAAAACAATCTCGGCCTCGGCCAGTTCGCCGGGCAGAGCGGGCTGATCGAGAATTGCCTGCAATGTCTCACTTAAGTTACGAATCATGAGCGTTAAGTTAACCCCAATCTTCGCCCTTACGCTGCGGTCAGGGGCACAGACCGCGAGCCCTTTGTCGGTAAAATGCTTTAGATTTGACTAAAGCACGGCTGCCCGAGGACTTTCCATAACCATCAACTAGATGCATTAAATGTTAATAAAACTTGGCTTTTAGGGCTAAAACAAAGTATTTTCTGGCGGATGCTTAATCCTTATTTAAATCCGATTTGGTGAACCCCGATTTACAACCACGAACCCCTAGGGATGTAGCTTGCTAAGCCTCTACAGAGTGCATGCCCCATTTGTAAGGGTCTAGGTCATTCCCACAAAAGTGGGAATCTATCTGGGAGTAGCCGTCCAACGTAGATTCCCGTCTGCACGGGAATGACAGGCCAGCTGTCAAAGGGGCAAATTCACATAATTGGGATGCACCCCTGCTACAAAGCGGGGTATTCAACTGGGTTTGGTATCAGACCCTACCCTAAGGGCCGCCGAACCAGCGCAGGAGCAATTCGGGCGATCGCCACAGGGCGTACCCCAGCAGCCCAAACACCGCCGTAATCAGCCCCGTAACGCCATAGCCCAGCACCATCATCACCCCGTCGGCTTCGAGGGTGGCCACCACAAAGATCAAAATGCCGACGGTCGGCAGGGGGTTGGTCATCGGCACCGGGCTCATCAGCAACAGCGTCAGCCAGCTAATGCAAGCACCGTTGATATGCCACACCGAAGGGTTGTTGGCGAGCCGGGTGAAGCGAGGCCGCACAAATCGCTCGCTGAAGCGCGTTACCCGCTGCAAGTTGCCCAGCACCTGCCGCGCCAGCACTGGCGGAAACTGAAACTGTGCCACTCGCCGGGGCAGCCAGGGCACTTTTCGGCCCACGGTCATCTGCAGCGACAGCAGCAGGCAGGCCGACCCCAAAACGGTGGTAACCCCCGGCGGCATGGGAAAGAGAAACGGCAGCACCAGCAGGCCAATCACCAGACTAAAACCCCGCTCGGCGGTTTCGCTGAGCACGTGGGCTAGGGTCAGCGGCTGCTGGGCCAGTCGCTCTAGGAGAGCTTTAATTTCCTGGGAAAACCGGGGCGTGTGGGCACTCATTCATCGGGTACCTTTAGCGGTGGTCAGGGCAGTGGGTTGGGTCATTCTACGGCGCAGCACCAGCTGAATCAGCAGCTTTTCGGCCTCCAGCCAGACAAACATCAGAGCGCTGAAGCCAAAGCAAACCGCCAGCTCTACCCCAGC
This genomic stretch from Nodosilinea sp. PGN35 harbors:
- a CDS encoding putative baseplate assembly protein, which produces MVKPAPPLDPRTADAIARQVQDLLRDYAPEWQAFVVDPRSGVPLPNPRNAALLGVFAHFVEVIIQRLNQVPDKNFLAFLNLLGASQLPPQPARVPLTFTLAPGSTVGVVPAGTQVAAPPSSGEQDPVIYETEADLVVTAAQLVAAFAEDLAFDRYTDHRALLSPAEDTRRSVFHCDRPIEHRLYLAHEEQFALPDIKALRLRFTLAEAITADDRTLVWEYFDGAQYLPLVPQTDETQQLTRSGTVVFGNGPDRDSASLPAINFSTVFGRSQPWLRCRLLTPITPATAPRAGMVRASQLPSLVNLQTQAEVRRTGLRLDAAFANQTALDLNRAILPFGEKPRLGDGFYLACREGFAQAQAEITLTVIVLNEKRLPAPPAGLQWEMWDGDSWLRVADVSDTTQAFTQSGAIDLTLPSQPQTITFNGVEAFWLRAKIVSGDYGREATYLPRTGSDPQRPNFDPQNRQIIDFTPATFNPPLLDRVTVDCAFTTPEAPPTAVLTDNHQTYRLGNPAAAAPLRPFQNHAAGDRPALYLGFQLPPEMNLQNRPLSLFFQAAAANYGEREVPLDPSQSYALGDGRAAVKHRVWITNSSDQSQSYGLSCLGQSGEATPAQQSLTLAANSSRAVDITVVMSEQGAEAGGDRTLLLLTRDQSELAIATLETAVANQQTPTDLPRLSWQYWNGDRWANLTVQDSTANLTRTGIVTCLFPSDWQPQDRFGQAQHWLRIVWTEGNYAVPPRLQRVLSNTTTATQTITLRNEILGSSDGTEGQRFQALRSPVLSHQQLEIRETEALATPPGSASAWVPWQEVPDFYGSGPQDRHYVLNHISGAIQFGNGISGRIPPLGRGNVRLTRYQTGGGLTGNRPVGAIAQLKTTIPYIKQVTNLAPAIGGAEAETLEFLKERAPRTVRHGDRAVTREDFEDLAHLASPEVARARCVPLVNLAAAPLATPADSPSLGYISVIVVPRTEATQPIPSLELIDRVTTYLTARALPTASLAVVGPLYIPISITLELVPLSLDLAGTVEKAVQDTLTQFLHPLYGGPRGQGWEFGRRPHKSDLYALIEAIPGVDHIRYLTVDPDDPPPPAIQAIFNTERFLVYSGTHTILLTA
- a CDS encoding GPW/gp25 family protein, with translation MAKTFLGKGVGFPIAVDSRGDLLSAEYEESVRQSVLIILGTAKGERVMRPDFGCDIYDLVFETQSASTADKLSQAVQEALLRFESRIDVLTVEVQSSTVQSENKVVPMENGEVLLVNITYEVRATNNVFNLVYPFYLERSPG
- a CDS encoding PAAR domain-containing protein, coding for MGQPAAKQGDQIVATDIHIVLVPAPPAPPVPTPLPHPFVGLINGNLSGNVNMMGRAAATVDSTADNTPPHLPTPPGIAFQNPPQNKATIKLGSATVKINGKMAARNGDIAETCNDPAAMPVGQVIAVGTVMVGG
- a CDS encoding phage baseplate assembly protein V, which codes for MAFLDQLLEATAPEPRGARLFGVVVGTVTNNQDPDGLGRVKVKFPWLSDQDESTWARLAVPMAGNGRGTYFLPEVDDEVLVAFEQGDPRFPYVLGALWNGKDKPPADNADGKNNLRVLRSRSGHTIRLNDEAGKETIEIIDKSGENKLVIDTASNAITLTSKQDITLTAPQGTITLEAQKLALKSSADTKIEASAGMDLKANGTMNCKGATINLN
- a CDS encoding phage late control D family protein, which produces MPVAQPASPLVAAFDIFINGSPLSVEQESHVVDVQVELDGAIPSMFSLTLSGSASRADDLSWLDDTQLFALGNEVDIRLGYADDLGSVMVGELTGLEPEFSCDRPPSLTLRGYDRRHRLQRGHHTRTFTQLKDSDIASQMAAEAGLTAQVQDSRVTHGYLLQSNQTNLAFLQERARLIQYELMVDNKTLRFRPVGNADGAALTLTLEADLLSFSPRLSAMQQVNRVVVQGWNVQDKAPFTGQATTGDESSTMGGQTSGGSLANRAFGTAVAQVVNLPVSTQAEVDQLAKARLNRTGLHLIDGEGSCWGRTDLKPGQVITLEGLGQRFSGQYYVTAVSHRYRPDRGYVTGFRVRRNAV
- a CDS encoding LysM peptidoglycan-binding domain-containing protein; protein product: MSTPLEKLTITPLAKKGTSYEKLPDIPVMFNPEAYSISKSVKWETPSGSGGGSGPQSQSRLNAPIIAFGGGESRQLSLELFFDVTGPVERNGQRLTIADVRQETNRLVELTRIQRDEDQPRVCRIAWGKAPTQSDFPFTGVVTSLTQRFTQFSRDGKPVRANLTISFKEFLDPELDRRQTDPELTTHRVRSGETLSSIAAEVYRDPRRWRTIAAANHLDDPRRLPVGKTLLIPKIR
- a CDS encoding DUF6760 family protein — its product is MAYHFHWGHADLMALEHGDRQRWVAEVAEINQQINRQSGEPGRENFEF
- a CDS encoding phage tail assembly protein — its product is MFQTEYDFTLPAGYIDAEGNLHRQGTMHLATAADEILPLKDPRVQNNPAYLIVLLLSRVVTRLGTLDVVNPKVIEGLFAADLAYLQDFYNAINGGGGRTVQLQCPHCQQGFAVELDPPGELSATPSLASTRR
- a CDS encoding phage tail protein; translation: MARKDPYKNYRFLVEIDGIVQAGFAECSGFGSEVQVVEYREGGDPTTARKLPGMAKYPDITLKWGLTDSRELYDWHLTAINGQIERKNGSVVVLDDAGQEQARWNFFSAWPSKYTGPSFNAKGNDIAIDSLTVCCERMARA
- a CDS encoding phage tail sheath subtilisin-like domain-containing protein, which gives rise to MPTYLSPGVYIEDAPPSARPIAGVGTSIGGFIGVVPNNIEMPTRPGSETASYDVAPAGEPQLITSWEEFKNSFGDIRAGNKTLALAIYGFFNNGGTRCWVTRVAAAAGLNNLADALAAFEPIDEITIVAVPGATSPVQHEAIIAHCTTMKDRFAILDSIEKPASLTPEAIRGGTAGEGGTTPTGNSAYAALYFPWIQVFDPSTEPGSIINHPPSGHIAGVYARVDGERGVFKAPANEVIRGALGLERRLSKNHQEGLNPAGINAIRIFDGNIKIWGARTLGGDANSEFKYISTRRYMNFLQESIDEGTQWVVFEPNTPDLWQRITRTVEDFLLVQWQTGGLFGETPKQAFFVKCDADTNPPQLRELGQVVTEVGVAIVRPAEFVIFRIQQLTGS
- a CDS encoding Pvc16 family protein; amino-acid sequence: MIRNLSETLQAILDQPALPGELAEAEIVFDRPVAQFNPQKTCINLFLYDIRENLELRSNESTVERRSGQAIIRRPPLRVACTYLVTAWVVGGTEVALQEHRLLSQVFQVLSRYDTIPEAFLRGDLRGQEPPLPMLVTSADGLKNPAEFWTSLGTPLRASLAVSVTLGMTIQAPETVPLTITHEIRLNGESIFQIGGQVTTAADQPVVGSSVLLVERSQTATTGKDGEFSFANHLPRGAYTLRVQRPDDSAHNFPITVPAIAGQTYNLRLP